One stretch of Hydrogenovibrio kuenenii DSM 12350 DNA includes these proteins:
- the truA gene encoding tRNA pseudouridine(38-40) synthase TruA, with translation MRVALGIEYLGTAYCGWQYQEHCDSVQKNLQSALSFIADEKIEVHCAGRTDAGVHAIGQVVHFDTKSARLGRAWVQGTNTQLPYDIRVAWAKPVSEDFHARFSAKARQYRYVIFNRAVHSAVLSGRVTWERQCLNEHAMHNAAQALIGEYDFSSFRASGCQANHAIREVQSIQVTRHDDFVFVDIQANAFLHHMVRNIVGTLLEIGRGEKPEEWVKSLLEKQDRTQAGITAPAEGLYFVNALYPEEFELPRTPLDAVLWQE, from the coding sequence ATGCGAGTTGCACTAGGAATTGAATATCTTGGTACTGCCTATTGTGGTTGGCAGTATCAAGAACATTGTGATTCAGTGCAGAAAAACTTACAGTCTGCGCTCAGTTTTATTGCTGATGAAAAAATAGAAGTTCATTGTGCCGGCAGAACCGATGCAGGGGTTCACGCGATTGGACAAGTTGTTCACTTTGACACAAAATCTGCCAGGCTGGGTCGGGCATGGGTGCAGGGTACCAATACTCAGTTACCGTATGATATAAGAGTTGCTTGGGCAAAACCCGTTTCTGAAGACTTTCATGCACGTTTCTCGGCAAAAGCCCGTCAGTACCGTTATGTCATATTTAATCGTGCGGTACATTCAGCTGTATTATCTGGCAGAGTGACTTGGGAGCGCCAATGTTTGAATGAGCATGCAATGCATAATGCAGCACAAGCATTGATTGGTGAGTATGATTTTTCATCTTTTCGCGCATCTGGCTGCCAAGCTAATCATGCTATTCGAGAAGTGCAGTCTATTCAGGTGACTCGTCACGATGATTTTGTATTTGTTGATATTCAAGCTAATGCCTTTTTACACCATATGGTACGAAATATTGTAGGCACCTTGCTGGAAATAGGGCGAGGTGAAAAACCTGAAGAGTGGGTAAAAAGTTTGTTAGAAAAGCAAGATAGAACGCAGGCGGGTATTACTGCACCAGCAGAAGGTTTGTATTTTGTAAATGCGCTTTATCCTGAAGAATTTGAGTTGCCCAGAACACCGCTTGATGCAGTGTTGTGGCAAGAGTAG
- the leuD gene encoding 3-isopropylmalate dehydratase small subunit — MDKFSQLKAIVAPMDRANVDTDAIIPKQFLKSIKRTGFGPNLFDEWRYEDVGEPGVDNSNRPLRKDFVLNQPRYQGAKILLARENFGCGSSREHAPWALKDYGFDVVIAPSFADIFFNNSFKNGILPIVLDEKVVDVLFKETDANEGYQLIVDLVAQKIVRPNGEEISFEVDEFRRHCLLNGLDDIGLTLQHQADIKAFEQNYKENNPWLFS; from the coding sequence ATGGATAAATTTAGTCAGTTAAAAGCCATAGTTGCACCAATGGATCGTGCTAATGTCGATACGGATGCAATTATTCCAAAGCAGTTTTTAAAATCGATTAAGCGTACAGGTTTCGGTCCAAACTTGTTTGATGAATGGCGCTATGAAGATGTTGGCGAGCCAGGAGTCGATAACTCGAACCGTCCATTAAGAAAAGATTTTGTACTGAATCAGCCTAGATACCAAGGTGCTAAAATTTTGCTAGCAAGAGAAAATTTTGGTTGTGGTTCAAGTCGTGAGCATGCACCATGGGCGTTAAAAGATTATGGTTTTGATGTTGTTATTGCGCCAAGTTTCGCGGACATATTTTTTAATAACAGTTTTAAAAACGGTATTCTACCGATTGTCTTAGATGAGAAAGTAGTGGATGTATTGTTTAAAGAGACGGATGCAAATGAAGGGTATCAGCTGATAGTTGATTTAGTTGCGCAAAAGATTGTTCGACCAAATGGTGAAGAAATTTCTTTTGAAGTTGATGAGTTTAGACGTCATTGTTTGTTAAATGGGTTGGATGACATCGGTTTGACTCTGCAGCACCAAGCTGACATAAAAGCTTTTGAACAAAACTATAAAGAAAATAATCCTTGGTTGTTTTCGTAA
- a CDS encoding M23 family metallopeptidase has translation MKDQFTITISDVHGSRNFSFNQLVRKFALFFILFIVLLLAGGATVIWWLNQETVNIEQRRIHAQDKYLSMLDKSKQDYALLESEKHRLQNSLDNKSKQVQFLDQTLQGLEDLIGVKPDEELPVQDRVKIVQLTTLEKKVMLQDIPNGRPVGKFQGVSSSYGWRIHPVTGKREFHRGIDYRGKIGDPVIATANGMVEYAGFHKKSGYGNLIILDHKDGFRTLYGHMSKLLVKTGEYVYKGERIGKIGSTGLSSGPHLHYEVSFVQRKLNPASFVDWRLQNYDLIFKRVKGVPWGSLSQAVQKRVQEVEKQLSLRDVK, from the coding sequence ATGAAAGATCAGTTTACGATAACGATAAGTGATGTTCATGGTTCCCGTAATTTTTCCTTTAATCAGTTAGTCCGAAAATTTGCGCTCTTTTTTATCCTATTTATTGTGCTATTGCTGGCTGGTGGTGCAACAGTTATTTGGTGGTTAAACCAAGAGACTGTCAATATTGAGCAGAGACGTATTCACGCACAGGATAAGTATTTGTCTATGCTTGATAAGAGTAAACAAGATTATGCTTTGCTGGAGTCTGAAAAACATCGCTTACAAAATAGTTTGGATAATAAATCGAAGCAGGTTCAATTTTTAGATCAGACTTTGCAAGGGTTGGAAGACTTAATAGGTGTTAAACCAGATGAAGAGTTACCTGTTCAAGATAGAGTCAAAATTGTTCAGTTAACGACACTAGAAAAAAAGGTTATGCTTCAAGATATTCCAAATGGACGTCCTGTTGGAAAGTTTCAAGGCGTTTCCAGTTCTTATGGGTGGCGAATTCATCCTGTTACCGGGAAGCGAGAATTTCATAGAGGAATAGATTATCGAGGCAAGATTGGAGACCCTGTCATAGCAACAGCTAATGGTATGGTTGAGTATGCTGGTTTTCATAAGAAAAGCGGCTACGGTAATTTAATTATTTTAGATCATAAGGATGGTTTTAGAACTCTTTATGGTCATATGAGTAAGTTGTTGGTCAAAACAGGCGAATATGTATATAAAGGTGAGCGCATTGGCAAAATCGGTTCGACAGGTCTGTCATCCGGTCCTCACTTGCATTATGAAGTGTCGTTTGTTCAAAGAAAATTGAATCCAGCGTCTTTTGTGGACTGGAGATTGCAAAATTATGATCTTATTTTTAAACGTGTGAAGGGAGTACCATGGGGATCTTTAAGTCAGGCGGTGCAAAAACGCGTACAGGAAGTGGAAAAACAATTATCGCTACGGGATGTAAAATAA
- a CDS encoding LPP20 family lipoprotein, which yields MKKQMLFVVGLIGALLLSGCSSQPTIQDTSQPAMAQIATQATAAQAAQTAAPQQAQVAPQQVQAAAPQAQKTTERVRTRSAEPELIKITGTGFGSMSSYEGYTIGQKRLMAIRASKLDAYRSLAEQLNGVKIDSNTQLSTLTARSDNFRARVNSIVKGARVVSVTPMPDNNYETVLEVYVDKAFFNNHFVYTACPGGNCNINPVEASDLCGNGYKCQSVDGK from the coding sequence ATGAAAAAACAGATGTTATTTGTTGTAGGATTGATTGGTGCACTTTTGTTATCAGGGTGTTCTAGTCAACCTACGATACAAGATACCTCACAGCCAGCTATGGCACAAATAGCTACACAAGCAACAGCGGCGCAAGCTGCGCAGACTGCTGCTCCACAACAAGCGCAGGTTGCTCCGCAACAAGTACAGGCTGCTGCTCCACAGGCACAGAAAACTACTGAGAGAGTAAGAACTAGATCTGCTGAGCCTGAACTCATCAAGATTACAGGAACAGGATTTGGTTCTATGAGTTCTTATGAGGGTTATACAATCGGTCAAAAACGTTTAATGGCAATTAGAGCTTCGAAGCTAGATGCATATCGTTCGCTTGCAGAGCAATTAAATGGGGTAAAAATTGACAGTAATACACAGCTTTCTACCTTAACCGCAAGAAGTGATAACTTCCGCGCAAGAGTGAATTCGATTGTAAAAGGTGCAAGAGTTGTTAGCGTAACGCCAATGCCTGATAATAACTATGAAACGGTTTTGGAAGTTTATGTTGATAAAGCATTCTTCAACAACCATTTTGTTTATACAGCCTGCCCTGGTGGGAACTGTAACATTAATCCAGTTGAGGCAAGCGACCTTTGCGGCAATGGTTATAAGTGTCAATCTGTTGACGGAAAATAA
- the queE gene encoding 7-carboxy-7-deazaguanine synthase, with protein MSYRIKEAFYSLQGEGFHTGRPAIFCRFSHCNLWTGKEADRATAVCQFCDTDFIGEDGQNGGRFEDAKALLNHLLALWPKNTNTHPFFVLTGGEPLLQVDQQLIDIFHKNKVEIAVETNGTLKAPQGLDWVCVSPKANAPIIQDSGNELKLVFPQKERQPEDVEHLEFEHFYLQPMADSNPAITQHNIQVAVEYCLKHPKWKLSLQTHKILNID; from the coding sequence ATGAGCTATAGAATTAAAGAGGCGTTTTACTCTTTACAAGGTGAAGGATTTCACACGGGAAGACCCGCTATTTTCTGCCGTTTCAGTCATTGCAACCTTTGGACAGGAAAAGAGGCTGATAGAGCTACCGCAGTATGTCAGTTTTGCGATACAGATTTTATCGGTGAAGACGGGCAAAATGGCGGTCGTTTTGAAGATGCTAAAGCACTACTTAATCACCTACTCGCACTATGGCCAAAAAACACAAATACACACCCTTTTTTTGTATTAACAGGTGGCGAACCTTTATTACAAGTAGACCAACAACTTATCGACATTTTCCATAAAAACAAAGTAGAAATTGCCGTCGAAACCAATGGCACCCTAAAAGCACCACAAGGTTTAGATTGGGTATGCGTCAGCCCAAAAGCAAATGCTCCTATTATTCAAGACAGCGGTAATGAACTGAAACTGGTATTTCCTCAAAAAGAAAGGCAACCAGAAGACGTTGAACACCTAGAATTTGAACATTTTTACTTGCAGCCAATGGCGGACTCAAACCCCGCCATCACTCAACACAACATTCAGGTAGCTGTCGAATATTGCCTAAAACACCCTAAATGGAAACTAAGCTTGCAGACTCACAAAATACTTAATATTGACTAG
- the leuB gene encoding 3-isopropylmalate dehydrogenase, translating into MTKEVLILPGDGIGPEITAEAVKVLEALKKSDDLDIAMTEDLVGGAAYDVHGVPLADETMAKAKNADAVLLGAVGGYKWESLDISVRPEKGLLRLRSEMELFANLRPAYLFEQLADASTLKPEVVAGLDILIVRELTGGIYFGQPRGIRTLENGERQGFNTYVYSESEIKRIAHVAFQAAMKRDKKLTSVDKANVLEVTELWREIVDDVAKEYPEVTVNHMYVDNAAMQLVLNPKQFDVMVTGNMFGDILSDEASMLTGSIGMLASASLDANNKGMYEPSHGSAPDIAGQNIANPLATILSAAMMLRYSLGREDLAVKIEAAVSKVLDQGLRTGDIWSEGMKKVSTSEMGDAVVAAL; encoded by the coding sequence ATGACAAAAGAAGTATTGATTCTGCCTGGTGACGGTATTGGCCCAGAAATTACTGCTGAAGCGGTAAAAGTATTGGAAGCACTTAAAAAGTCTGATGATTTGGATATTGCCATGACGGAAGATTTAGTTGGTGGTGCTGCTTATGATGTGCATGGCGTACCGTTGGCTGATGAAACTATGGCGAAAGCAAAAAATGCAGATGCTGTTTTATTGGGTGCTGTAGGTGGGTATAAGTGGGAATCACTTGATATATCTGTTCGCCCAGAGAAGGGGTTGCTTCGTTTGCGCTCAGAGATGGAACTGTTTGCAAATTTGCGTCCTGCATATTTGTTTGAGCAGTTAGCAGATGCTTCTACATTAAAACCGGAAGTCGTTGCTGGTTTGGATATTTTGATTGTTCGTGAGTTAACTGGTGGTATTTACTTTGGACAACCTCGCGGGATTAGAACCCTTGAGAATGGCGAAAGACAAGGGTTTAATACTTATGTTTATTCAGAATCTGAAATTAAGCGTATTGCGCATGTTGCTTTCCAAGCTGCAATGAAACGTGACAAAAAACTGACATCAGTTGATAAGGCAAACGTTTTAGAAGTAACTGAATTGTGGCGAGAAATTGTTGATGATGTGGCAAAAGAGTATCCAGAAGTAACTGTTAACCACATGTATGTTGATAATGCCGCTATGCAGTTGGTGTTAAATCCAAAGCAATTTGATGTCATGGTTACTGGTAATATGTTTGGTGATATTTTGTCAGATGAAGCTTCAATGTTGACGGGTTCAATTGGTATGCTGGCATCAGCATCATTGGATGCAAATAATAAAGGTATGTACGAACCTAGTCATGGTTCTGCACCTGATATCGCAGGGCAAAATATTGCAAATCCATTGGCAACAATTTTGTCAGCGGCTATGATGTTGCGTTATAGTTTAGGTCGCGAAGATTTGGCTGTTAAGATTGAAGCAGCAGTAAGTAAAGTATTGGATCAAGGTTTGCGTACTGGTGATATCTGGTCTGAAGGTATGAAGAAGGTGTCTACTTCCGAAATGGGAGATGCTGTTGTAGCAGCACTTTGA
- a CDS encoding bactofilin family protein, with amino-acid sequence MGIFKSGGAKTRTGSGKTIIATGCKISGEIKDLDGPLHIDGRIDGIVETEHDVSIGDKGILKGLVKAKNVVVSGVLEGKVACETIDVLSTGKLLGEVICGDLMIESGGKFIGESRELTEGGLIVSFPEAERMRLANQLANQFATSGEKLTGNQKQAEAKIEDSKSEPDQANTKKEDV; translated from the coding sequence ATGGGGATCTTTAAGTCAGGCGGTGCAAAAACGCGTACAGGAAGTGGAAAAACAATTATCGCTACGGGATGTAAAATAAGCGGCGAAATCAAAGATCTTGATGGCCCTTTGCACATAGATGGTCGTATCGATGGAATTGTTGAAACGGAACATGATGTTTCAATTGGCGATAAAGGCATTTTAAAAGGGTTGGTTAAGGCTAAAAATGTCGTCGTGAGCGGTGTCCTTGAAGGTAAGGTGGCTTGTGAAACGATAGATGTGTTGTCAACAGGGAAGTTGTTGGGTGAGGTTATTTGCGGTGATTTAATGATTGAATCTGGCGGTAAATTTATTGGTGAAAGCCGTGAGCTTACAGAAGGTGGTTTGATTGTAAGCTTCCCAGAAGCGGAACGCATGCGCTTGGCGAATCAGTTAGCAAATCAGTTTGCTACTAGTGGTGAGAAGCTGACGGGAAACCAGAAACAAGCCGAGGCAAAAATTGAAGACAGTAAGTCTGAGCCTGACCAAGCAAACACTAAAAAAGAAGACGTTTAA
- a CDS encoding aspartate-semialdehyde dehydrogenase — MTKKYDIAVVGATGAVGETILKVLEERNFPVGKLYPLASSRSAGKKLEFRGSWVEIEDLATFDFSKVQIGLFSPGASISREYAPKAAAAGCVVVDNTSEFRYDDDIPLVVPEVNPQAVAGYKNRGIIANPNCSTIQMLVALKPIYDAVGISRINVCTYQAVSGSGKEAIEELAKQTANILNLKPVETNVYPKQIAFNCIPQIDVFQDNGYTKEEMKMVWETKKIMGDDAILVNPTAVRVPVFFGHSEAVHIETKEKITAKQAKEIFGKADGIVLVDEHVDGGYPTAVTDAVDTNPVYVGRVREDISCEKGLDLWVVADNVRKGAATNTVQIAELLIKDYL, encoded by the coding sequence ATGACAAAAAAATATGATATTGCCGTCGTTGGTGCAACAGGCGCAGTAGGTGAAACTATTTTAAAAGTACTGGAGGAAAGAAATTTTCCAGTAGGTAAACTCTATCCATTGGCGAGTAGTCGTTCAGCGGGGAAGAAACTTGAGTTTCGTGGTTCCTGGGTAGAAATTGAAGACTTGGCGACTTTTGATTTTTCAAAGGTTCAAATCGGATTGTTCTCTCCTGGCGCATCTATTTCCAGAGAATATGCACCTAAAGCTGCTGCGGCAGGTTGTGTGGTTGTAGATAATACATCTGAGTTTCGTTATGACGATGATATTCCTCTAGTTGTTCCTGAAGTGAACCCACAAGCAGTAGCTGGTTATAAAAATCGTGGCATTATTGCTAACCCAAATTGTTCAACTATCCAAATGTTGGTTGCTTTAAAGCCAATTTATGATGCAGTTGGTATCTCGCGTATCAATGTTTGTACTTATCAGGCCGTTTCAGGTTCAGGTAAAGAAGCTATTGAAGAGTTAGCAAAACAAACAGCAAATATTTTGAATTTAAAGCCTGTAGAAACCAATGTTTACCCAAAACAAATTGCGTTCAACTGTATCCCTCAAATTGATGTTTTCCAAGACAACGGTTACACAAAAGAAGAAATGAAAATGGTTTGGGAAACCAAGAAAATCATGGGTGATGACGCTATTCTTGTAAACCCTACTGCGGTTCGTGTCCCTGTGTTTTTTGGGCATAGTGAAGCGGTTCATATCGAGACCAAAGAAAAGATTACCGCAAAGCAGGCAAAAGAGATTTTTGGAAAAGCTGACGGTATTGTGTTGGTTGATGAACATGTGGATGGTGGTTATCCAACAGCTGTTACGGATGCAGTAGATACCAACCCTGTGTATGTTGGCCGTGTTAGGGAAGATATTTCTTGCGAAAAAGGTCTGGATCTATGGGTGGTTGCGGATAATGTTCGTAAAGGTGCTGCAACCAATACGGTACAGATTGCAGAGTTGTTGATTAAAGATTATTTATAA
- a CDS encoding DUF6475 domain-containing protein, with product MQVQDMEKFSQILSWVFAYYEKELTDLTLDMYWNGLKDYSIEEVQAAFNAHLQHPEDGKWWPKVSDVIKNCKGSTQDNALRAWSEVETAIRRVGGYQDVVFHDPLIHQIIHKMGGWISLCDIPDEKSLVFKANEFKNAYRALYATPQQLQPPVELTGIINAQNAKIKGAKKQPPVLIGDPERAKEVLSQLQAPENLITISRAAAKAAEALTNKHERPA from the coding sequence ATGCAAGTTCAAGACATGGAAAAATTCTCTCAAATCCTTAGCTGGGTTTTTGCATATTACGAAAAAGAATTGACCGATTTAACTCTAGACATGTACTGGAACGGTTTAAAAGATTATTCCATTGAAGAAGTTCAGGCGGCTTTTAATGCTCACCTTCAACACCCTGAAGATGGTAAATGGTGGCCAAAAGTTTCCGATGTTATCAAAAACTGTAAAGGTAGCACTCAAGACAACGCTTTGCGTGCTTGGAGTGAAGTTGAAACTGCCATTCGCAGAGTTGGCGGCTACCAAGATGTTGTTTTTCATGACCCTTTAATCCACCAAATCATTCATAAGATGGGTGGGTGGATTTCTCTATGCGACATCCCCGATGAAAAGTCATTGGTTTTCAAAGCAAACGAATTCAAAAATGCTTATCGTGCACTCTATGCGACGCCACAGCAATTACAACCGCCTGTTGAATTAACCGGCATCATCAATGCACAAAACGCAAAAATCAAAGGGGCAAAAAAGCAACCTCCAGTTTTGATTGGCGATCCAGAACGAGCTAAAGAAGTACTAAGCCAACTACAAGCTCCTGAAAACCTTATCACCATTAGCCGTGCAGCAGCCAAAGCTGCCGAAGCCTTAACCAACAAACATGAAAGGCCTGCTTAA
- the leuC gene encoding 3-isopropylmalate dehydratase large subunit has product MGKTLYDKLWDSHVVRQEQDGTALIYIDRQLLHEVTSPQAFEGLRMAGRKPWRIEANIATPDHNVPTTDYSSVEDIKDPISRIQVQTLGANTKYFGITEFGIGDMRQGIVHVVGPEEGVTLPGMTLVCGDSHTATHGALGALAHGVGTSEVEHVLATQCLLQKKMKNMLIKVNGQLRPGVTPKDVILAIIGKIGTAGGNGHAIEFGGQVFEDMSVEGRMTVCNMAIEAGARVGMVAVDEKTIEYVKGRPYSPKGEDWDKAVQAWSSLHSDDDAVFDTVVEMEGSDIEPQVSWGTSPEMVTDINGKVPDPDMEGDEVKAGGIRRALDYMGLDAGMSITDIPVDYVFIGSCTNSRIEDIRAAAQVLKGRKVASNVEQALIVPGSGLVKKQAEEEGLDKIFIEAGFEWRNPGCSMCLAMNADRLPSGKHCASTSNRNFEGRQGAGGRTHLVSPEMAAAAAVAGHFVDVRTLLEAGA; this is encoded by the coding sequence ATGGGCAAGACTTTATACGATAAATTATGGGACAGTCATGTTGTACGTCAGGAACAAGATGGTACGGCGTTAATTTATATCGATCGACAGTTGCTACACGAAGTAACGTCGCCGCAGGCTTTTGAAGGGCTTAGGATGGCAGGACGTAAGCCTTGGCGGATTGAGGCGAACATTGCCACGCCAGATCATAATGTGCCTACCACTGACTATAGTTCTGTTGAGGATATTAAAGATCCAATTTCGCGTATTCAAGTTCAGACATTGGGGGCTAATACTAAATACTTCGGTATTACTGAATTTGGTATTGGGGATATGCGTCAGGGAATTGTTCATGTTGTTGGGCCGGAAGAAGGCGTTACATTACCAGGAATGACTTTGGTTTGTGGTGACTCACATACGGCAACGCATGGTGCTTTGGGTGCTTTAGCTCACGGTGTTGGGACTTCTGAAGTTGAACATGTTTTAGCGACTCAGTGCTTGTTGCAAAAGAAAATGAAAAACATGTTGATCAAAGTTAATGGTCAGCTTCGTCCAGGTGTGACGCCGAAAGACGTGATTTTAGCGATTATCGGAAAAATTGGTACTGCTGGTGGAAATGGGCATGCTATCGAATTTGGTGGTCAGGTATTTGAAGACATGTCTGTTGAAGGAAGAATGACAGTTTGTAATATGGCGATTGAGGCAGGTGCTCGTGTAGGAATGGTCGCTGTTGATGAGAAAACCATAGAGTATGTCAAAGGTCGTCCTTATTCGCCAAAGGGTGAAGATTGGGATAAGGCTGTTCAAGCCTGGTCTAGTCTACATTCAGATGACGATGCTGTGTTTGATACGGTTGTCGAAATGGAAGGTTCCGATATTGAACCTCAAGTGTCTTGGGGGACTTCTCCTGAAATGGTAACGGATATAAATGGAAAGGTTCCTGATCCGGACATGGAAGGTGATGAAGTTAAGGCTGGTGGTATTCGTCGTGCATTAGACTATATGGGGTTGGATGCAGGGATGAGTATTACTGATATTCCTGTTGATTATGTTTTTATCGGTTCTTGTACTAACTCTCGTATTGAAGATATTCGTGCTGCTGCTCAGGTGTTAAAAGGTCGAAAAGTTGCATCTAATGTTGAACAGGCGTTGATTGTTCCTGGATCAGGCTTGGTGAAAAAACAGGCAGAAGAAGAAGGGCTAGATAAAATTTTTATTGAAGCTGGTTTTGAGTGGCGCAACCCTGGATGTTCCATGTGTTTGGCGATGAATGCTGATAGACTACCTTCTGGCAAGCATTGTGCATCAACCTCAAACCGTAATTTTGAAGGTCGACAAGGTGCTGGTGGGCGTACGCACCTAGTTAGTCCAGAGATGGCAGCGGCAGCGGCAGTGGCTGGGCATTTTGTTGATGTAAGAACTCTATTGGAAGCAGGAGCATAA